The proteins below come from a single Benincasa hispida cultivar B227 chromosome 4, ASM972705v1, whole genome shotgun sequence genomic window:
- the LOC120075054 gene encoding GDSL esterase/lipase EXL3-like gives MPLLHLTKPPPSPSSSSLKLKVFQCLLLLLLLLQPASAVVKIPPGYSVPAVFVFGDSIVDTGNNNNLITQAKCNYPPYGRDFLGGRPTGRFSNGRVPSDLVVDALGIKTLLPPYADPNLKLEDLITGVNFASGGAGFDPLTSKIAPAISLDAQLAMFREYKRKVEGLVGEERAKFIIDNSLFLVVAGSNDIGNTFYLARIRQAQYNINTYTDFMVQSASAFVMELYAAGARRIGFFGTPPLGCLPSQRTLAGGIERACVNEYNNAAKLFNGKLHTTLDYLQTILPDSRVVYVDIYNPLLDVIQNYVKYGFEVADKGCCGSGTIEVTLLCNKFVKTCPDTTKYVFWDSFHPSQATYNLLVAPILQRYISSFL, from the exons ATGCCTTTACTCCACCTGACAAAGCCtcctccttctccttcttcttcttcactgaAACTCAAGGTTTTTCAATGTCTACTACTACTTCTTTTGCTTCTCCAACCGGCTAGTGCTGTCGTAAAGATTCCTCCCGGTTACTCGGTTCCTGCCGTCTTCGTCTTTGGGGATTCGATTGTCGATACCGGCAACAACAACAATCTCATTACTCAAGCTAAGTGCAACTATCCACCTTACGGTCGGGATTTTCTTGGTGGACGCCCAACCGGTCGATTTTCCAACGGCAGGGTTCCCTCTGATCTAGTAG tTGATGCACTAGGTATCAAAACGTTATTGCCACCATATGCAGACCCaaatcttaaacttgaagacCTAATCACCGGTGTCAACTTTGCTTCTGGTGGAGCTGGATTTGATCCTCTAACCTCTAAGATAGCC CCAGCAATATCACTTGATGCTCAATTAGCAATGTTTAGAGAATACAAAAGGAAGGTAGAAGGACTAGTAGGAGAAGAAAGAGCAAAATTCATAATAGACAATAGCCTTTTCTTGGTGGTGGCTGGAAGCAATGACATTGGCAACACATTTTATCTTGCACGAATAAGACAAGCTCAATACAACATCAATACTTACACTGATTTTATGGTCCAATCTGCTTCGGCTTTCGTTATG GAATTATATGCCGCGGGTGCACGTAGGATCGGGTTTTTTGGGACTCCGCCGCTCGGATGCTTGCCGTCGCAAAGAACTTTGGCAGGAGGGATTGAAAGGGCATGTGTGAATGAGTATAACAATGCTGCAAAGCTTTTCAATGGGAAATTGCATACCACTTTGGATTACCTTCAAACTATACTGCCTGATAGTAGAGTGGTTTACGTGGATATTTACAACCCTCTACTAGATGTCATCCAAAACTATGTTAAATATG GATTTGAAGTAGCAGACAAAGGGTGTTGTGGAAGTGGGACAATTGAGGTGACACTTCTTTGTAATAAATTTGTGAAGACCTGTCCTGATACCACAAAGTATGTGTTTTGGGATAGTTTCCATCCTTCACAGGCTACTTACAATTTGCTTGTTGCTCCAATCCTCCAAAGATATATTTCTAGCTTTCTATAG
- the LOC120075002 gene encoding uncharacterized protein LOC120075002 — translation MEPVIFVVDKLKGFGTATQNFFDGLVHRREKSSRRNPIEILKRLQREAFSDLMRLRDRQDKVEKVLSFYNTQRSSPFQEISTHVKGEVNILGALLLMSVIDNHSFNTLRRAGISTGIQSRLTFETTVRESDSLVAEFVANQKATMDFGVDSGSELTLSKVLYKANVGDWMSAIVVPVGARCRDVAVIANPSHQEKGLTDTSSFGPPLLDQPSGGAVGLTVRKSNVTASLAQFISTERIQPSFDRIRHYFGTFGQLVCQLPRGTKLSVLGLLQATKLSNQHVNLGALTIPVCLSRHKSSETVEAPDPRLLTVSGEAISRGSIALLLESELDEVTRIGGWVELSQSNPKYLQWAVSMADNNNEDALGWGMSLSGILGGPLDGNQFQIESYVKLNMSKRFNLKPGIAYVTDGNAKMMAFLVRSNWSL, via the exons ATGGAGCCTGTTATATTTGTTGTCGACAAATTAAAAGGTTTTGGGACTGCAACCCAGAATTTCTTTGATGGCTTAGTTCATCGTCGCGAAAAATCATCTCGCCGCAATCCG ATTGAAATCCTGAAGCGGCTACAAAGGGAAGCATTTTCAGATTTAATGAGACTCCGGGACAGGCAAGACAAGGTAGAGAAGGTACTATCCTTTTATAATACACAGAGGAGTAGCCCATTCCAAGAAATTTCCACCCATGTAAAAGGAGAGGTTAATATATTGGGCGCATTGCTATTGATGAGTGTTATTGATAATCATAGCTTCAATACACTTCGTCGAGCAGGAATCTCAACAGGAATTCAATCAAGATTGACTTTTGAAACAACTGTAAGAGAGAGCGATTCTCTTGTTGCAGAGTTTGTAGCCAATCAGAAAGCCACGATGGATTTTGGTGTTGATTCTGGAAGTGAACTTACTCTATCTAAAGTTCTTTACAAGGCTAATGTGGGAGATTGGATGTCTGCAATTGTTGTTCCTGTTGGAGCTCGATGTAGGGATGTTGCTGTAATTGCAAATCCTTCTCATCAG GAAAAGGGTCTTACTGATACTTCATCTTTTGGACCACCCCTTTTGGATCAGCCTAGTGGTGGTGCCGTGGGTTTAACAGTGAGAAAATCCAATGTCACTGCTTCCTTAGCTCAATTTATTTCTACGGAGAGAATTCAACCAAGTTTTGATCGGATTCGGCATTACTTTGGTACTTTTGGGCAACTGGTGTGTCAACTTCCAAGAGGAACAAAATTATCGGTTCTGGGTCTTCTCCAAGCAACAAAATTATCTAATCAACATGTCAATCTTGGAGCTCTTACAATTCCAGTGTGTCTTAGTCGACATAAATCTTCTGAAACAGTTGAGGCACCTGATCCACGTTTGTTAACAGTTTCAGGGGAAGCTATTTCAAGGGGATCTATTGCTTTGCTGCTGGAGTCAGAACTTGATGAAGTAACCAGAATTGGAGGTTGGGTTGAGCTGAGCCAATCAAATCCCAAATATTTGCAATGGGCTGTGTCAATGGCtgataataataatgaagatGCCTTAGGTTGGGGAATGAGTTTAAGTGGGATTCTTGGAGGTCCATTAGATGGGAATCAGTTTCAGATTGAATCTTATGTCAAACTGAACATGAGTAAGAGATTCAACTTAAAGCCAGGAATTGCATATGTTACAGACGGCAATGCCAAAATGATGGCCTTTTTAGTTCGGTCTAATTGGTCTCTCTGA